One Schistocerca piceifrons isolate TAMUIC-IGC-003096 chromosome 11, iqSchPice1.1, whole genome shotgun sequence genomic window carries:
- the LOC124719881 gene encoding putative uncharacterized protein DDB_G0271982 — MNDNLETDVPSDSKTEELPKQTDTPGFNQLGINGSISSGQGAEVSNAQAMSIQDMLTPLFEKFTIKEQEREKQCELKEQERERQRQQEKEKRRQEKLIEKQQQELRDQEKEKKFMENINNIFLERDKETVGRINQVLVECDNTITTHFKQEIDAVRTTIEPLTNIPIQVNSFQTEVDRLENQFKALATAVETMQEDIPSEIPKQVRTEVARVLSSENQNFENLTVCSNDNTGTDRQKIADNLTANINAPQGRPNFGNQPILPEQYVTPRNNNSGI, encoded by the coding sequence atgaatgataatttagaaactgatgtcccgagtgatagtaaaaccgaggagttgccaaaacaaactgacactcctggattcaaccagttaggaattaatggCAGTATTTCttctgggcaaggggcagaagttagcaatgctcaagctatgtccatacaggatatgctaacaccattatttgaaaagtttactattaaagagcaggagcgtgaaaaacaatgcgagcttaaagagcaggagcgtgaaagacaacgtcagcaggaaaaggaaaaacgtagacaggaaaagcttatagaaaaacagcaacaggagctcagggaccaagaaaaggaaaagaaatttatggaaaatataaacaatatttttctggaaagagataaagaaactgtcggtaggataaatcaagtgttggtcgaaTGTGATAATactattactacccattttaagcaggagatcgatgcagtaagaaccactattgaaccgttaacaaacataCCAATTCAGGTCAATAGTTTTCAgactgaagtagatagactagagaaccaattcaaagccttggctaccgctgtggaaacaatgcaggaggacattccctcggaaatcccaaagcaagtccgaacagaagtagccagggtgctgagctctgaaaatcaaaactttgaaaatctgacagtatgcagtaatgacaacactggtactgacaggcaaaagatcgcagataatctgACGGCGAATATTAATGCACCACAAGGAAGgccaaattttggtaatcaaccgatattaccagagcaatatgtgacaccaaggaacaataatagtggaatataa